Proteins encoded in a region of the Streptomyces sp. PCS3-D2 genome:
- a CDS encoding protein kinase gives MICDGPYSPPDGALQLLNPGPAELVLNRRGSSVWKVKTEAGPYAVKVGYPSRTHAWTALAPAREAAVLRQLTHERIFSGEWEHGTWGAQPWRRGDSLYDRWAPCRDGKAEPNIGEALSCAVALSGLHGMGWVHGDVQPAHFLLGESAGAFLIDLALSSGGRIPRAYDFPYRGCLVHYEAPEISASVLDSGTATPTQEADVYALGAALFISATGWRHVAYPDDASREEQRWAIVARSHRTVDMPGVLGELIPHMLSRSPADRPTSAEVCERLSAAL, from the coding sequence ATGATTTGCGATGGTCCGTACAGCCCGCCGGACGGTGCGCTGCAACTCCTGAATCCGGGCCCCGCCGAACTGGTTCTCAACCGGCGCGGGTCGTCCGTGTGGAAGGTCAAGACCGAGGCCGGTCCGTACGCTGTGAAGGTGGGGTATCCGAGCCGAACGCACGCGTGGACCGCGCTGGCCCCTGCCCGTGAAGCCGCCGTTCTGAGACAGCTCACGCATGAGCGGATTTTCAGCGGAGAGTGGGAGCACGGCACGTGGGGCGCTCAACCGTGGCGGCGGGGAGACAGCCTCTATGACCGGTGGGCACCCTGCCGGGACGGTAAGGCTGAGCCGAACATCGGAGAGGCGCTGTCGTGCGCTGTGGCTCTGTCGGGGCTGCACGGGATGGGATGGGTGCACGGTGATGTGCAGCCCGCGCATTTCCTTCTGGGGGAGTCGGCCGGGGCGTTCCTGATCGATCTTGCGCTGTCCAGCGGGGGGCGAATTCCCCGCGCCTATGACTTCCCGTACCGGGGGTGTCTCGTCCACTACGAAGCGCCGGAAATCTCGGCCAGCGTGTTGGACTCCGGCACAGCCACACCGACGCAGGAAGCGGACGTGTACGCACTGGGGGCGGCACTGTTCATCAGCGCGACGGGATGGCGGCACGTGGCCTACCCGGACGACGCTTCCCGGGAGGAACAGCGGTGGGCCATCGTGGCACGCTCACACCGCACCGTGGACATGCCCGGAGTGCTGGGAGAACTCATCCCTCACATGCTCAGCCGTTCGCCTGCTGACCGGCCTACCAGCGCCGAAGTCTGCGAGAGGCTGAGTGCGGCTCTGTAG